The stretch of DNA CGCACAAGCGCAGAATTCCTCCAAGCGCGCACGGGAGAGCTTGCGGCACTACCGGTCGTGTGCGGCGAGCGCGTGGTGGTCGATGCGGGAGTGGTGGACGGCGATGGCGGCGGCGGCTGCTCGGGAGCTCAGATCTTCTCGCCGCGACGTCGTATCGAGGCGATCACCGCGGGGAGCCCACGGCGGTTGATGATCTTCATCCCATGGGTGCTGAGGCGGAGCCGGATCCAGCGCTTCTCTTCCTCGAACCAGTAGCGCTTGCTCTGCAGGTTCACCTCGAACCGGCGGCCAGTGCGATTGTTGGCGTGGCTCACCAGGTTGCCGTACTGGGCCTTCTTCCCGGTGACCTGACAGACGCGCGACATGGCCTCGACTCCTGAAGTCCACGAGACGAGCAGGGAAGCGCACGCCGACTGGGAACGGCCCCAAGTGCGCCAAGGGAGGGCTAGAATGCCCGCCCGCGGCGGAAAAGTCAACGCGAGGCGAGGCCCTGGGCTCTAGGGACGTGTCGCGCCGTCTTCCGCTCCAGGATCGACCCAGGCCCTCCACTGCAAGCCCGTCTAAGCTCTAAGTCTATTATTAACATTCATTTAAACAATCGGAACGAGGGGTCTTGCGCTGTGCATATCGTTATGATATCTTTTTGATTGAATTTTGAAAGGAGGCCG from Candidatus Krumholzibacteriia bacterium encodes:
- the rpmB gene encoding 50S ribosomal protein L28: MSRVCQVTGKKAQYGNLVSHANNRTGRRFEVNLQSKRYWFEEEKRWIRLRLSTHGMKIINRRGLPAVIASIRRRGEKI